Genomic DNA from Candidatus Paceibacterota bacterium:
CTCCCGCGTATGACCTCATTTGATCCAGCCAGTGTCCGGCAGGCGGTCGCTGAGTTTACGCCGCGCCGTCCAGAGAAGTTCCAGGACCTGATCCCGGCCAAGGATGTCATCGCAGAACTCCGGCAGAAGCGCGCGTCGTATCGCGCGATTGCCGAACTGCTCACGCAGCATTGCCTGCCGACCAGCAAGACGGCTGTCGCCGTGTTCTGTCATGAGGTGCTTGGCGAAATCGTTCGTCCGCGACGGCGTCCCGGGCGCAAGCGGTCCGTTGTCCCCGCCGTGTCCAGCCCTGAAGCGGCCCAACAGCATCCACCGGACGCGCTCCCGGTCGCAGAACCACCGGCCAATGTCAGCAGCGAGGACTCTCAACAGCCGCGCCCGCGCGGGCCGCGCATTGCCCAGGTGCGGATGCTCAAACTCCAGACCACATGAAACGACTCGATTTGATCCTCAACGGCAAAGGCGGCGTCGGCAAAAGCTTCTTTGCCGTGAACTTCGTCCAGTTCCTCAAGGACAAAGGCATGCCGCACGTCGCGATTGACTCCGACAACGAGAACTCGACGTTGAAGCGGTTTCATCCAGACGCACGATTTCTCGACCTGGACAACCGCCGCGAACTCGACGGCATCTTTGCCGCGCTGGAGAAATCTCAACTCGTCGTCATGGATTGCCGGGCGGCCTCGACCGACCTGTTCATTGAATACTTTGCCGAGATAGACCTGCCAGCCGTTCTCGCGGCGATGGGTGGGCAACTCACGCTCGTCATGCCGGTGAATCACGAGGCCGACAGCGTGGACCAGGTGCAGCGGCTCGCCGACCAGTTCGGCAAGCAGTCCGGTTACGTCGTGGTGCGCAACGCCGCACACAGCGACAGCTTCGCGCTGTTTGAATCCTCGGAGGTGCGGGCGCAGCTCAAGGACAAGCTTGGCGGGCGCGAAATCGCGATGGCCCGTTTGCAGGATTGGCTCGTGGAGATGCTCAATGCTGAGAACGTGACCATCACCGCCGCGGTCAAGCACGCTGCGTTCAGCCTCCTTGATCGGCAGCGCCTTCAGACCTGGCAGCGCAAGCTCTACGGCGAAATCGAATCGGTCACGGAACTCCTTTTGCCGACCAAGTAGCCTATGCCAAACATCGAACCCGACTTTGACGACGACTTCGAGCGGGCGGTTGCCGACTGGCGCGAACGATACCGACTGCGCGAGGACGATGCGGTGCTGCTGCTGGTCGACCTATTCCGCATCCACCAGCGACATTGGGATGACCTGCGACGGCGCGAATTGCCGTCGTTTGAACTGGTGCGGGCCGACATCGCAAAGCTCGCGGAAACGACGCGGACATTTCAGGCACAGTCAGCGGCCCTGCTGGACGCCTTGAAGAAGCTGCCCTCGACGCATCTCGCGGCCCGAATCACCCGGACGGCGGCATTCTTCGCCGCGCTCGCCAGCCTGCTGGCTGGATACCTGATCGGGAGGGCGTGGCCGTGAAACTGGACTTCATGCCAATCAGTCCGATCGCATTCCCGCCAGACCTCGAAGTGATGTTCCGGCATCCCCAATACCTCCTGCTGGCTGGCGCGATTGGATTGGCACTGGTAGCCGCGTGGCTCTTGTTCGCACCGGCGAAGCGGGGATTTGTTGCGCGCCTGGGCGGGTTGACGTGGCGGCGAAATCAGTTTTGCCGTGGCTGGCTCATCACCGGCGACACCGGCTCAGGCAAAACCAGCTCTGGAATCAACCAACTCGCGCACCAGGTCTTCCAGAACGAGCCAACGTGGGGCGGCCTGTGCATCGACGAAAAGGGGGTCTATTGGGAGACGCTCGCTGCTATGGCCCGGCACTACGGGCGCGAGCACGACCTGATTCATCTGCAAATCCGCGCCAACGACGCGGATGGCCAGTGGACGCCGCCGCACCGCTACAACCTGACCGGCGACCGAAGCATCCCATTCACGACCTACGCCAAGTTCGTTGTGGACACCGCCACCAGCCTCGGCCAGGGCGGCGACAAGGGATTCTTCAAAAGTCAGGCGCAGACGCACATCGCCCATGCGCTGGAAATGCTGTTCGAGTTGAACCGACCGGTGACCCTGCGTGGCGCGTTCGAGCTTCTGTCCGACCGCGAGATGCTGGAGGAAGAAATGGAGAACCTCGAATCGCTGCTGGAAACGCCGCGCCGCGAAGCCGTTTACGCCCACTTCGCCAACCGCTTTCTGACGCAACCCGACGAGCAGCTTGGCGGTGTCCGCGAAACCATCGCCAACTATCTCCAATACTTCCTCACCCCCGAAGTGGCCGAAGTGTTTTGCACGGGTGAGAGCACGTTCCACTTCAACACGATTGACCAGGGCCGAATCATCCTCACCACGATGCCGCAGAAGTTTCAGACCGAGCGCCGTTACGTGAACACGTTCCTGAAACTGCTCTACTACAACCATGCCCTGCGCCGATTCGACCAAGCCAAGGACGCCCGCGCCAAGAACAACCTGCTCATCCTGTGGGCCGACGAAGCACAGCGATTCATGACGGCGAGCGAGGATGGCACGAGCGACTACAATTGCGTTGATGTGATCCGCGAAGCTGGCGCGACGGTGGTCGCCGCCGCCCAGAGCACGACCTCACTCGTGCCACCGCTTGGCAACGACAAGGCGAAGGTGCTCACGCTGAACCTCCGCAACCGCCTCATCTTCCGCGCCGCCGACGAGGCCGACGCCGTTCAGGCCGCCGACTTTCTCGGCAAGAAACGCGTCGTCAAACGCTCTTGGGGCTACAGTGCCGGACGGGCAAGCAGCAACTACTCCGAAACCGAGGAACACAAGATCAAGCCCCACAAGCTCCGCAACCTGCGTGACCACGAGTGCGTCCTCGTCCATTGTGAGCGCGGCTATCGCCGGGTGACTCTCCCACCGCTGGAATCGGACGGCACAGTTGCAAATTGGTTCTCGCGATGGAGGAGACTCATTTGAGCCTTGAGGCAATGCCGACCAGAATGGCACTGGCATTCTTCTGAGCGCCAGCCCTAGTAATTCTTCAGCCCTCTGGTCATAGTTGCTTTGATCCTGTCAGTCAGCTCCGGTGGGGAAAGGACATGGGCGTGATCTCCCCAACTCAGAATCCACCGTTCAACTTCTTCAAAACCGCCAAGCTCCAGTGACAACTTGAGCCTGCCGCCCTTCATCTCCGTTATGCGTTGGGACGAATGCCAAAGTCGTTCTCGGATGAGCCTCGATGCAAAACGGTCAAACAGTATTTCCACCGTTGTTGGCTTGCTTCCTGAGAAGATGCCAAAGCTGTTCTTCAATTCACTTGCCGCCGAAAAACCCTTGGGTTTCACGAACGTGATCTTCGTCGTGTGAAGGGCCTTCATCCTCCCTGGGACGAACTTCTTGACCGCCTGGGTCTCCACATCCAGGGCGAACAAATACCACTGCCCTTCCGCGGACACCAATTCGTAGGGTTGCACTCGACGAGGCTTGAACTTCGTATCTTTCAAACCTTGGTATTCAAAAGTGATCTCATGACGCTGCCTGATGGCGATCACCAATTGTTGGAACACGCGAGCGTCAACAGAGTTCACTTCAATGCTCTTGAATGAAATCGCATTCTGAAGCTCGGACCATTGAAAGGAAAGCTCCCCACTCAGACCAGCGGTGAACTTCTGGAACGTGTTTCTGAGCGGCTTTTCGAATGGAGTGCCGACGTATTGTTCCAATGCCTTTTCACCAACGAAGATTGCGAACAATTCCCCTTCCGTCAGCTTGAGCAGCGGAAAGCTGCTGACCTCAGAAGAAAAAAGGTAGCCCCTCCGGTGAACATCGAACTCGATCGGTAGCTTCATGAAATCCTTCATGAATTCGATGTCCCGGTAGATTGTCTTCTTCGAGACTTCGAGTTCTTTTGCGAGCGTCGGAAGGTTTGGGAGGTCACCCGAGCGAATTCGCTCAAATATCCTATGGATACGGTGCAGCGTGACGCGATTCAGGTCGCGATCCGTCCGAACACTTTTTTTAGACATGGCCCGTAGATGTCCTCCCCTCTCATGTATCGTTGGACCAAAAATGAAGATTGACCAACATGTTGTTCAGCGGGCGCGCGGGTGGGCAGTTCTCGGTGAAGGTAACCAGCGCGATACCGTCGTGCTGCCAACCCAAGCAGCGGCGATTGCTCAAGCTCGCAAAATTGCACGCAGAAGCGGCGGTGACCTGATTATCCATTGTCTCAGCGGCCGTATTGATTCGTCGAAGAATAGCGAGTCCGCAGTGAGGAGCAAACCGTGATTTCCACCGCAAACACTGAAATCCAAAACCACAAGACAAACCAATATGGCAAATCCAAATGATAGAAGCGTATACCGTCGCGACGACGGAAAGTGGGTCAACAAACTGAACACGTCGGACCGTGCGTCCAGCGTTCACGATACCCAAGCCGAGGCAAATCAAGCCGCCGCAGAAATGTTGAGAAACTCGGGCGGTGGTGAACGGACGACGATGGGCATCCATGGCACGATTGTAAGCAAAGACACGATCGCGCCGGGACACGAAAGCGGCGTCAAGGACCGCGAGCACTGACCATCCTTGTTTATGGCGTATACAGGCGCACAACTTGACTGGATTTACGGTTGCACGAGCGGCTATTGCCACCTCTGTCACACGAAACTCTCCAGGAAGAACTACAACCGGCCGGGCAGACGGGGCTCATGGCATGTGGACCACTCCAATGCTCGTTCCAACGGCGGCACGGACCGGTGTCCTAATCTCAAGCCCGCATGCATTGACTGCAATCTCGACAAAAGCAACAAAACCACACGGACTGCCCGGCGCTGGAATGGAAAAACGCGAGCGCCGCTGTCGCGCGAGAAGCGGAAACAAGCCAAGACGGAAAACGCGATCCTCGGCGCTTTGGGTGGCGGTGTGGTCGGTTTTGCCGTCGGAGGCCGGTTGGTGCGGTGGTTGGAGCGCTGGCTGGTGGACGTCTGGCCGGGGCGGCAAACCCCGACAAATGATCAAGTGTCAGAATACCCCAGCCAAGGATTGACTATCACCGAGTAATCAGAGGAGGTCGTAATATCAAACCCGGAAACAGGCTCAACCCGCAGCTCCAAGCAGGTAACCCAGCGCTCCACCCTACCGCAAATACGCACCTACAGTATCAACAATCCGGCATAACGAATTGCAATTTGACAACCGCCCGAACTTTGATACTGTATATTTCGTCGGTTCAAACGAAAGGCATCACCGGCGACCGGGATGCCTTTCCAGCCAACCGCGAGCCTTGCGGCCACGATCAGGTGTTGCGACCAAGAAGGTGGCAGAGGGGCGGGCGGGAAACAACAACTATTCGGGGTCGAGTCGCGCCTCGCACCGCGACATTATGATCGCCCTTAAAAAGCCAACTGGCCCGCGGCCCTTGCCGCGCATCAGCGTCACCAAACTTGGTGAATATGTCGGCAGCCGGTCCGCTGCCCGACGCAAAACCATCCTCGTGGACCAGAAGTATCCCAAGCCGTTCAAGACGGCCATTTACAATGACTGCTTCGACCCCTTGGTCGGATTCTTCGTGGATGCTGCACATGACCCGGCGGCGGTGAGGGCAGCCATCACCGCCATTCAATCCCGAACGGTCGCGACCGAGGCCGAGGAGATGCGTCGTCAGGTCAACAGCCAAGCGCTCGACCACCTGCTTAACACCGCGCCCAGCCTGCCGCTCACCGGCATCACGTTCCGCAAAGCACCCGAATCCGCCAAGCACCTGCTCATCGCGGGCGTCGAAGTCAGCATTCGGCCCGAACTGGAACTCGTCGTCACAGGGAAAGGCGGGGTGGTTCGCTACGGTCTGCTCAAGCTCTACCTGAGCAAGAGTCATCCACTCACGGACGACGCCGGAAATTACGTCGCCACGCTCGTTCATTCCTACGCGAGTCATCGTTTCACCGGACCGAAATCCGTGGACCGGAAGCACTGCTACGTCTTCGACGTATTTCAGGAGAAGCTCTTTGTCGCGCCGGTGAACCACACTCAACGTCGCAAGGACATCAACGCAGCCTGCGAAGAAATCGCGAGCCGCTGGCCATCACTCTAACCAAACGATACTATGGCAACGAATCCACCTAAAGGCGACGGCCACCGGAATGGTCCAGTGACGAACCGTTCGCAAACTTGGAATCCCCACTCCGAACGCTGGGTGAAGCGCGACGGTGACACGGGGCGCTTTATGGACATGAAGTGCAATCCGAAACCGTTCAAAGGCGTGCGCAAAGAAAAGTAATCTGTGAACACAACGCTTGGACAAGTCGCCGCGCTACGGGCCGGCTATCCATTCCGGTCGAGCATTGAGCCCGACCCGGACGGGACTGTCGCGTTGATTCAGGGGCGCGATGTGGACGCCGACCGCCTCCGCATCGCGCCTGCCCAAGATGGGCTGACGCAGATTAGCGCCAGCGGGATTCGGAATCTCACCGAGCACCTGCTTCAGCCCGGCGACGTGATTCTCATGGCGCGCGGCCCGCGCAACTACGCCGTTCCCATCGGCGAAACCAGCGGGCAGGCCATCGTGCCGGGCAGTTTTCACGTCCTCCGTCCCGACACAACCCTTGTGTTCCCGCCATTCCTCGCGTGGTGGCTCAACCAGGACGCGTCGCAGCAATTCATGCGCGCAAACAATTCTGGAACGACCATTCCCATGATTTCCCTCGACGTGCTGCGCGCGTTGCCAGTGCAACTGCCGCCGCTGGACGTGCAACGCCGCGTTGCCGAACTCAATTCACTGATCGAACAGGAACACAATCTCATGAACGAACTTTCCACCGCCCGTCGCGACCTCTTGCGCGCCTGGGCCAACCAACAAGCCGCCCATGCCTGATCCCATCATTGACCGCAAAGCCGAAATCAACCGCGTTGCCTGGAAGGCGTGCGACACCTTCCGGGGCGTCATGGATTCGTCAGTTTACAAGGACTACGTCCTGACCATGCTCTTCCTCAAATACCTGAGTGACGTGCGCCGGCAACGCGTCGAGGAACTACGCGCCCAGTTTCCCAAGGACGAAGTCATGGTGCAGCGCCGCCTTGCTCGTGAGCGGTTTATCATGCCGGAGGACGCCACGTTCGATTCGCTCCACGCCCAGCGCGATGCCGACAACATCGGCGAACTCATCAACCACGCGCTCGATTCCATCGAAGACGAGAACAAGGCCAAGCTCGACGGCGTGTTCCGCAAGATTGATTTCAACTCAGAGGTGAACCTCGGCGAAACGCGCGACCGCAACCGCCGCCTCAAGCACCTGCTGGAAGACTTCGCACCATTGGATCTCCGCCCGCGCACGCTTGGCAACGCCGACATCATCGGCGATTGCTACGAATATCTCATCGGCCAGTTCGCTTCCGACGCTGGCAAGAAGGGCGGCGAGTTCTACACGCCCGCCGAGGTCGCCACGTTACTCGCCAAGCTGCTTGCGCCAAAACCGGGCAACAAGATATGCGACCCAACGTGCGGCTCGGGCTCGCTGCTGGTGAAAGTCGCCCACGAAGTGCCGCGCAAGGACAAGACACAGCCCGCCAACGTCGCCGTGTTCGGCATGGAGAACAACAACCAGACCTATGCGCTGGCGCGGATGAACATGTTCCTCCACGGCCTTGACGCCGCGCGCATCGAATGGTGCGACGCGCTCAACTCACCCAAGCTTGTCGAAGACAGCCGCCTGATGAAGTTCGACATCGTGGTCGCCAATCCGCCGTTCTCGCTCGACAAGTGGGGCGCGGAAAAAGCCGCCGCCGATCCTTACGGCCGCTTCCATCGCGGCATCCCGCCCAAGAGCCGGGGCGACTATGCGTTCATCACGCACATGATCGAAGCCGCTGCCGCTGGCTCAGGCCGCGTCGGTGTCATCGTGCCGCATGGCGTGCTGTTTCGCGGCGCGTCCGAAGGGAAGATTCGGCAGACGCTCATTGAGGAAAACCTGCTCGAAGCCGTCATCGGCCTGCCGGTGAATCTCTTCTATGGAACGGGCATTCCCGCCGCGATTCTCCTGTTCAACAAGGGCAAGAAGGAAGCCCGCCACGGCACGGACATCCTGTTCATTGACGCCAGCCGCGACTTCGCAGCCGATGCCAAGCAGAACAAGCTCCGCCCGCAGGACATCGAGAAGATTGTCGAGACATTCCGTAAATTCGAGGACGTGCCCAAATACGCCAAGCGCGTGACGTTCGAGGAAGTGAAGGAGAACGACTTCAATCTGAACATCCCGCGCTACGTGGACACCTTCGAGCCGGAAGCCCCGGTGGACTTGAAGAAGGTGCAGAAGGAAATCACCCGCCTCGAAAACGAACTCGTAGGCGTGCGAAAGGAGATTGGCCGCTACCTCAAGGAGCTTGGACTGTGACGAAGTTGCCTAGCAACTGGAAACGTGTTCGATTCGATTCGATAACGCGCATCGAGAACGGCCAGGTATCGCCGCTGGAAGACTGCTACGCGGACCGGTTGTATCTCGGACCAGAAAACATCGAGTCGGGGACAGGCGCTATTAGTGGGCTGAAGACTTGCAGGGCGCTTGGGCTGACCTCAGGCAAATATCCTTTCAGAGCGGGGGCAATCGTTTACAGCAAAATCCGCCCAAACTTGAACAAGGTCTGCCTCGTTGACTTCGATGGGGTGTCAAGTGCTGACGCCTATCCCATATATGTCAATGCCGAGGTTGCTGCTGCCTTCTTGGTGCAAGTGATGCGTTCACCAATGTTTGTTCGCCAAGCCATAGCAACGTCTGCACGAACCGGGATGCCGAAGGTCAACCGCGAAGAATTGGGCTCATTCATTGTTCCAATACCGCCGTTTTCGGAACAACAAACCATTGCCGCAATTCTCCACGCGTGGGATCGAGGCATTGAGAAGCTACAACAACTCATCATCGTAAAGACGGACCGAATGGGAGCACTTCGCCGCGACCTGCTATTTGGCGAGCAGAGGTTCTCTTTCGCTAGGCGGGCGAAGTGGCAGTGCGTCCAATTAAGCGAAGTCCTGAAGCACATCTTCCGCCCGGTCAACTGGTCGCCGAACGACGTTTATCGCCTCATCAGCATCCGCCGCCGTTGTGGTGGACTGTTCCGCCGTGAGGATTTGCGCGGCGCAGACTACAAGACCACCGACCTGCACGAGATTCGCACCGGCGACTTTCTAGTTTCCAAGCGGCAGGTTGTTCACGGCGCGTGGGGCATGGTCACGAAGGAGTTCTCCGGCTGCCATGTCTCCAAGGAATACTCCATCCTCGTTAACAAAGCCCCTGACGTGCTGCACATGCCGTTCTTTGACTGGCTGTGCCACGAGCAGCGCATGTGGCATCTGGCATTCCTCGCCAGCGACGGCGTCCACCGCGAAAAGCTCATCTTCGATTCCAAGGACTTCCTGCGCCACTACATCGAGTTGCCTCCCACCATCGAGGAGCAAAAACACATCGTGCAGGTGCTCGACGCCTGCGACCGCGAAATCCGCCTGCTCGAAGCCGAGTTGGAAGCCCTCAAGCAACAAAAGCGCGGCCTGATGCAAAAACTCCTGACCGGCGAAATCCGTGTTAAGACCAAATAGGTATGAGCGACGACAACGTGACTCCCAAGAACTCCGACTTTCTTCGTGATGCGTTCGCGACAGAACAGGAATGCCTCGCGGCTCGGTTGAGGTCCTCGCGCCGCATCACCCACGCGGGCGACCGAGGCGAAGTCAACGAGCAGCACTTCATTGATTTTCTGCGCAAGTATCTCCCGAACCGCTACACCGTTGAGAAGGCCATCGTGCTTGATAGCGACGGCAAGGTCAGTCAGTCCATTGATGTGGTGGTGTTTGATCGGCAATACACGCCCGCCCTGCTGGACAACGACAAGCATCGCTATGTCCCCGCAGAGGCCGTCTATGCCGTGTTTGAGTGCAAGCCGAAGATTGACAAGGGCTACCTGGAATACGCGGCGGACAAAGCCGCGTCAGTGCGCCGGCTGAAGCGGACATCGGTCGAAATCTACACGGCCAACGGCAGACTTTCCCCGAAGCCACACTTCGAGATTGTGGCGGGCATTCTCGCCATCGAAGTGGATTGGAAGGACGGTCTGGGCGAATCGTTTCGGGAGATTCACGCGAAGCTGCCGAAGGAGGGCACGATTGACTGCGGGTTTGCCGCAACGGGCGCGAGTTTTGATGTTTTCGAAGCACAGGGCAAATACACGTTCGGCCCACCGGAAAACGCGCTTGCCCATTTTGCATTCCGACTGCTCTCGAAACTGCAATCCCTGGCCACAGTCCCGGCAGTGGACTGGATGGCCTACGCCAACCAACTCGCAAACAAGCCCGCCACCCAAGGAGTGCCCCATGTTTGATTACAACGAACAGATTCAAGCTTACGAAACCGACTGTGTGAATCTGCCGCAGGCGGTAAAGGACAAATTGCGTGGCCACCGTGAAGCGAACCGCAATCGCCTCAAGCGAAATCGCCCCGAGGACATCCGCCTCAATGACGACCATTTCATTCCACAAGGTTCGATGGCCATCAACACGACTGTGCAGGAAAAAGACAACGCCTACGACATTGACGATGGCGTGTGGTTTCACAAGGACGACTTGAAGAAGAAGGACGGCTCGGCCTACACCGCCCGAGAAACCCAAGAGATGGTGCGCGATGCGCTCAAAGACACGAACTTCAACAAGCAGCCGGAAATTCACAACAACTGCGTCCGCGTGTTCTACGCTGAGGGCCATCACGTGGACGTGCCGTGTTACCGCAAGCTGGATGCAGACACCGACAACGAGCGGCAGGAATTGGCCGGGGCAAACGGCTTCACTCCGTCCGATCCTACCGAGATCAACCGTTGGTTTGAGGAACGCGTCGAGGCGCTGAACAAGCAGCGGGATGGAGCAGGCTCGCAATTGCGAGTGATGATTCGCCTGATGAAACGGTTCGCCCGCAGTCGCGGCGAGGATTGGGACATGCCGAACGGGCTCAAGCTGACAATGCTGGTCGAGGAATGCGCTCCCAGCTACTACGAGCGTGACGACGAGGCGTTCTACTGGCTGCTTTCAAAGCTCAAGACCCGGCTTGCGTCCAGCCTCGAAGTCGAGAACCGGGCGCAAACCAAGACCCCGCGCGACAAACTCACGAAATCCGCGAACGATGAAAACATGATCGAACTCCGCACCCGCGTAGGCGAGGCGCTCGACAAGCTGTTGGTGCTGCATCATCCCAACTGCACGAAGCCGCAGGCGCGCGAGGCGTGGGATTGGGTGTTCCAAAGCGATGGCTTCTTTGAAGCCTACGACAAGGATTCGGCCAAGGCACATGCACTGTTCAGCAAGGCTGCGCTCGTGAATGCCGGCCTGGCTTCGACGAACGGTTCAGGGGTGATTGTCTCGACTTTTGTTGGGGCGGGCATGCCGAATCTGACTCACAAGTTCTATGGTGATGATTCCGACAAACAAGGCTGACAAGTATCGCAAGGTCGTCAGCGAACAAGCGCTGCTTCGGGAGAAGTTCCCGTTTTTGAACTCCCGCATCAGTGGGCTGAAACTGACATGCCGGGGACGCATCCAGCCGACGGAGCAGAGCCCAAGCTATCGCGTCGAAATCCACTACGCTCCTTGGAACTCGCCAGAGGTCCGCGTCATCGAGCCGAGGATTGAATACACCAAGGGCGCACACATGTATCACAACGACACGCTCTGCCTTTTCGACTGGCGCGAACAGCCGTGGCAGAAGCATTGGCATCTGCACCAAACCATCATCCCGTGGACAGCGGAGTGGCTTGTGTTCTACGAGTTATTCCTGCTTACCGGCAAGTGGCTCGGGCAATCAGCCGTTCACGGCCAGCCCAAACCCGAAGACCTTGCTCCGACCGAGGACCATAGCCGGAACTGAGCGAGAAGATTCATATCGTCCTAAAAGCACTCATGAACACAAATCCTCCGGAGAACTTTTTCCCGCACGGCAACCGCTGGGTTCGCGCAGACTTTCATCTGCACACGTGCCAGGACAAGGAGTTCGACTACAAAGGCGAACCGAGCGCGTTTACTGGCGAGTTCGTTGATCGGTTGGAGCACGAGGGTGTTGGAGTTGGAGTCATCACCAACCACAACAAGTTCGATTTCGAGGAATTCAAGTCCCTCCGCAAGGCCGCGAAGAAGCGCGGCATCTTCCTTCTGCCGGGGGTTGAACTCTCGGTGAACGACGGTGCGAACGGCATCCACGCCTTGATTGTCTTTGAACGCAACGCCTGGGCGAAAGAGAAAGATTGGATCAATCCTTTCCTTGAGAGCGCCTTTCACGGAACAGACGTAACAGATCGCGGTAACGAAAACGCCCGCTGCGGCTGGAGTCTGACGACATTGCTTGAGGAGCTACACAAGGCGCGCGAAAAGCATGCCCGCGACAGCTTCGTCATCCTTGCTCATGTCGAAGACCGTTGTGGTTTCTTCAACGAACTCGACGGTGGCCGTGTAGGCGAATTCGGAAAGCAGGCGCTCTTCCGAGAGAACGTGCTCGGATTTCAAAAGGTTCGCACACGCGACAAGGAAAAGGACTGGAAGCAGTGGCTTGGCGAACCGCTGCCGCCTTCCGTTGAAGGTTCTGACCCAAAGGACTTGGCAAAGGTGGGGCAGGCGCACAAGACCGGCGGTCAGGAGCAGCGGTGCTTTCTGCAGATTGGGGCACACACGTTTGAAGCGGTTAAACTTGCGTTGCTAAACCATCGCCACCGGGTTTCCGCTGCGCCACAGGAAGTCACGCATCCGCACGTGCTTTCCATTGAGGTCGAAGGAAGCGGAACGGATGGAGTCCGCTTTCAGTGGGCGCTAAACAGCGGGCTTAACAACCTCATCGGCATTCGTGGTAGCGGCAAGTCCACGGTCTTGGAACTCCTGCGATACGGACTCGGAGTTGAGTTGCGCGGACGCTGGACTACAAATCCGCCGGACGAAACCTACAAGACGGCGCTGGTTAAAGAACACGTTGGCAGCGGTGGGAAAATCACCATGCGATTGCGCGGACCGGGCGGCAAAGAATACGAGGTAAAACGGATTTGTGGGGAAGTGCCCAAGGTTTTCCAGAATGGGCAATTAACTCAGAACCTCCGCCCCAATGGAGGGCTGCTGAAGGTTCTCTATTTCGGCCAAAAGGACTTGAGCGAATTGGGCAAGGAGGACCGTAACACCGATTTGATTGAGAAATTCTACTCGGACGAACTCCGGGAGGTCCGGGAGAAAACAGAGCCAAAGGTGCAGGCTGTGCGCGATGTGGTTCTGAAACTCGGTCGGCAAGAAACGAGTGTCGGTAAGAAAGATGAACTGCTCGAAAAGAAGGCGAAGGTCGAGGAAAGCCTCAAAGTGTTCCAAGAGCACAAGGTTGCCGACAAGCTGGCGAAGCAGGTCGCCTTCAACACGGACATCGCCGCGTTGCAGGAGACAGCCGACTGGCTTGAAGAACTGGCCAACGCGGCAGAAGACCTTCAATCAGAACACGCCGAAAGCCTCAAAACTCTGATGGGGATGAGTTCCAAAGAGAACCCCGAGGAGATTCAGGCGGCGAAGACGGCTTTGAAGCCTGCCAACGATTTCCTAGCGGACCTCGTTTCCAGC
This window encodes:
- a CDS encoding type IV secretion system DNA-binding domain-containing protein, coding for MPISPIAFPPDLEVMFRHPQYLLLAGAIGLALVAAWLLFAPAKRGFVARLGGLTWRRNQFCRGWLITGDTGSGKTSSGINQLAHQVFQNEPTWGGLCIDEKGVYWETLAAMARHYGREHDLIHLQIRANDADGQWTPPHRYNLTGDRSIPFTTYAKFVVDTATSLGQGGDKGFFKSQAQTHIAHALEMLFELNRPVTLRGAFELLSDREMLEEEMENLESLLETPRREAVYAHFANRFLTQPDEQLGGVRETIANYLQYFLTPEVAEVFCTGESTFHFNTIDQGRIILTTMPQKFQTERRYVNTFLKLLYYNHALRRFDQAKDARAKNNLLILWADEAQRFMTASEDGTSDYNCVDVIREAGATVVAAAQSTTSLVPPLGNDKAKVLTLNLRNRLIFRAADEADAVQAADFLGKKRVVKRSWGYSAGRASSNYSETEEHKIKPHKLRNLRDHECVLVHCERGYRRVTLPPLESDGTVANWFSRWRRLI
- a CDS encoding WYL domain-containing transcriptional regulator; amino-acid sequence: MSKKSVRTDRDLNRVTLHRIHRIFERIRSGDLPNLPTLAKELEVSKKTIYRDIEFMKDFMKLPIEFDVHRRGYLFSSEVSSFPLLKLTEGELFAIFVGEKALEQYVGTPFEKPLRNTFQKFTAGLSGELSFQWSELQNAISFKSIEVNSVDARVFQQLVIAIRQRHEITFEYQGLKDTKFKPRRVQPYELVSAEGQWYLFALDVETQAVKKFVPGRMKALHTTKITFVKPKGFSAASELKNSFGIFSGSKPTTVEILFDRFASRLIRERLWHSSQRITEMKGGRLKLSLELGGFEEVERWILSWGDHAHVLSPPELTDRIKATMTRGLKNY
- a CDS encoding DUF2188 domain-containing protein, with amino-acid sequence MKIDQHVVQRARGWAVLGEGNQRDTVVLPTQAAAIAQARKIARRSGGDLIIHCLSGRIDSSKNSESAVRSKP
- a CDS encoding DUF2188 domain-containing protein, producing the protein MANPNDRSVYRRDDGKWVNKLNTSDRASSVHDTQAEANQAAAEMLRNSGGGERTTMGIHGTIVSKDTIAPGHESGVKDREH
- a CDS encoding HNH endonuclease signature motif containing protein; this translates as MAYTGAQLDWIYGCTSGYCHLCHTKLSRKNYNRPGRRGSWHVDHSNARSNGGTDRCPNLKPACIDCNLDKSNKTTRTARRWNGKTRAPLSREKRKQAKTENAILGALGGGVVGFAVGGRLVRWLERWLVDVWPGRQTPTNDQVSEYPSQGLTITE
- a CDS encoding restriction endonuclease subunit S; this translates as MNTTLGQVAALRAGYPFRSSIEPDPDGTVALIQGRDVDADRLRIAPAQDGLTQISASGIRNLTEHLLQPGDVILMARGPRNYAVPIGETSGQAIVPGSFHVLRPDTTLVFPPFLAWWLNQDASQQFMRANNSGTTIPMISLDVLRALPVQLPPLDVQRRVAELNSLIEQEHNLMNELSTARRDLLRAWANQQAAHA
- a CDS encoding type I restriction-modification system subunit M; amino-acid sequence: MPDPIIDRKAEINRVAWKACDTFRGVMDSSVYKDYVLTMLFLKYLSDVRRQRVEELRAQFPKDEVMVQRRLARERFIMPEDATFDSLHAQRDADNIGELINHALDSIEDENKAKLDGVFRKIDFNSEVNLGETRDRNRRLKHLLEDFAPLDLRPRTLGNADIIGDCYEYLIGQFASDAGKKGGEFYTPAEVATLLAKLLAPKPGNKICDPTCGSGSLLVKVAHEVPRKDKTQPANVAVFGMENNNQTYALARMNMFLHGLDAARIEWCDALNSPKLVEDSRLMKFDIVVANPPFSLDKWGAEKAAADPYGRFHRGIPPKSRGDYAFITHMIEAAAAGSGRVGVIVPHGVLFRGASEGKIRQTLIEENLLEAVIGLPVNLFYGTGIPAAILLFNKGKKEARHGTDILFIDASRDFAADAKQNKLRPQDIEKIVETFRKFEDVPKYAKRVTFEEVKENDFNLNIPRYVDTFEPEAPVDLKKVQKEITRLENELVGVRKEIGRYLKELGL